A stretch of Macadamia integrifolia cultivar HAES 741 chromosome 7, SCU_Mint_v3, whole genome shotgun sequence DNA encodes these proteins:
- the LOC122084056 gene encoding serine/threonine-protein kinase tricornered-like isoform X7, translating to MEGGGGDGGMKLGTLRLRDDRGPRVGQFGTEASTLDVEVSVSSPVTRQKAAAAKQFIENHYKNHLQGLQDRKERRWALQRRAKEAQISNEEQQEMMRNLEQRETEYMRLQRHKVGIDDFELLAVIGKGAFGEVRLCRAKNTGEVFAMKKLKKSEMLSRGQVEHVRSERNLLAEVDSHSIVKLFYSFQDSEFLYLIMEYLPGGDIMTLLMKADVLSEDVSRFYIAESILAIHSIHQHNYIHRDIKPDNLLLDKNGHLKLSDFGLCKPLDCKYSTILMDNEVFSIQESDKIETEGHSDRGPWLMPKEQLQQWKRNRRVLAYSTVGTLDYMAPEVLLKKGYGVECDWWSLGAIMYEMLIGYPPFCSDDPRMTCKKQIINWRTCLKFPEEPKISEEARDLIYRLLCDVDSRLGTRGVEEIKAHPWFRWIQWDMLYEMEAAYKPTVNGELDTQNFEKFDEMLTSKDANFIGYTYKKSDVRKSIGTSGQVDLQESVNPNGDDAC from the exons atggtggaatGAAATTGGGGACTTTGAGGTTGAGGGACGATCGAGGTCCCCGCGTTGGACAATTTGGAACAGAGGCGTCTACTTTGGATGTTGAGGTCTCTGTTTCTTCGCCGGTGACTCGTCAGAAAGCTGCTGCAGCTAAGCAGTTTATTGAGAATCATTATAAGAACCATCTTCAAGGCCTTCAAGATCGTAAAGAGAG ACGGTGGGCACTTCAAAGGAGAGCAAAAGAAGCTCAAATTTCAAATGAGGAACAGCAAGAGATGATGAGGAATTTGGAACAGAGAGAGACTGAGTATATGCGATTGCAAAGACATAAAGTGGGCATCGACGACTTTGAGCTATTAGCAGTAATTGGAAAAGGTGCATTCGGTGAG GTAAGACTTTGCCGTGCTAAAAACACTGGAGAAGTTTTTGCcatgaagaagttgaagaaatcAGAAATGCTTAGTCGTGGACAG GTTGAGCATGTTAGATCTGAGAGGAACTTACTAGCTGAGGTTGACAGCCATTCCATTGTAAAACTATTCTATTCTTTCCAAGATTCTGAATTTCTTTACCTTATCATGGAGTATTTACCTGGTGGTGACATCATGACCCTTCTAATGAAAGCGGATGTTCTTTCTGAAGATGTTTCACGATTTTACATAGCAGAGAGCATTCTAGCCATTCATTCTATTCACCAGCATAACTATATTCACAG GGACATAAAGCCAGATAACTTGTTGTTGGACAAAAATGGACATTTGAAGCTCTCAGATTTTGGCTTGTGTAAGCCCCTGGATTGTAAATATTCAACAATTTTGATGGATAATGAAGTCTTCAGTATACAGGAATCGGACAAAATTGAAACTGAAGGACATTCTGACAGAGGTCCTTGGCTAATGCCAAAAGAACAATTACAGCAATGGAAACGCAATCGACGAGTATTG GCTTATTCTACTGTTGGAACTCTTGATTATATGGCCCCTGAAGTATTGCTGAAGAAAGGATATGGAGTGGAATGTGATTG GTGGTCTTTGGGGGCAATAATGTATGAGATGCTTATAGGTTATCCTCCCTTCTGTTCAGATGATCCAAGGATGACGTGCAAAAAG CAGATAATAAACTGGAGAACATGCTTGAAATTCCCTGAGGAACCAAAAATATCAGAAGAGGCTAGAGATCTGATATACCGTTTACTATGTGATGTTGACTCAAGGTTGGGGACCAGAGGAGTAGAGGAAATAAAG GCACACCCATGGTTTAGATGGATTCAATGGGACATGTTGTACGAAATGGAAGCTGCCTACAAGCCCACAGTGAATGGAGAATTAGATACTCAAAATTTTGAGAAGTTTGATGAA ATGTTGACATCAAAAGATGCCAATTTCATAGGGTACACTTACAAGAAATCAGATGTGCGAAAATCAATTGGAACTTCAG GGCAAGTTGATCTGCAAGAAAGCGTGAATCCAAATGGTGATGACGCCTGTTAA
- the LOC122084056 gene encoding serine/threonine-protein kinase tricornered-like isoform X1, giving the protein MEGGGGDGGMKLGTLRLRDDRGPRVGQFGTEASTLDVEVSVSSPVTRQKAAAAKQFIENHYKNHLQGLQDRKERRWALQRRAKEAQISNEEQQEMMRNLEQRETEYMRLQRHKVGIDDFELLAVIGKGAFGEVRLCRAKNTGEVFAMKKLKKSEMLSRGQVEHVRSERNLLAEVDSHSIVKLFYSFQDSEFLYLIMEYLPGGDIMTLLMKADVLSEDVSRFYIAESILAIHSIHQHNYIHRDIKPDNLLLDKNGHLKLSDFGLCKPLDCKYSTILMDNEVFSIQESDKIETEGHSDRGPWLMPKEQLQQWKRNRRVLAYSTVGTLDYMAPEVLLKKGYGVECDWWSLGAIMYEMLIGYPPFCSDDPRMTCKKQIINWRTCLKFPEEPKISEEARDLIYRLLCDVDSRLGTRGVEEIKAHPWFRWIQWDMLYEMEAAYKPTVNGELDTQNFEKFDEVEGPSSTLPRVGPWRKMLTSKDANFIGYTYKKSDVRKSIGTSGTDLKPNRSSKTSSIVSLFAPMADEENPSSAAVRTCYVKQIRGIKSPIN; this is encoded by the exons atggtggaatGAAATTGGGGACTTTGAGGTTGAGGGACGATCGAGGTCCCCGCGTTGGACAATTTGGAACAGAGGCGTCTACTTTGGATGTTGAGGTCTCTGTTTCTTCGCCGGTGACTCGTCAGAAAGCTGCTGCAGCTAAGCAGTTTATTGAGAATCATTATAAGAACCATCTTCAAGGCCTTCAAGATCGTAAAGAGAG ACGGTGGGCACTTCAAAGGAGAGCAAAAGAAGCTCAAATTTCAAATGAGGAACAGCAAGAGATGATGAGGAATTTGGAACAGAGAGAGACTGAGTATATGCGATTGCAAAGACATAAAGTGGGCATCGACGACTTTGAGCTATTAGCAGTAATTGGAAAAGGTGCATTCGGTGAG GTAAGACTTTGCCGTGCTAAAAACACTGGAGAAGTTTTTGCcatgaagaagttgaagaaatcAGAAATGCTTAGTCGTGGACAG GTTGAGCATGTTAGATCTGAGAGGAACTTACTAGCTGAGGTTGACAGCCATTCCATTGTAAAACTATTCTATTCTTTCCAAGATTCTGAATTTCTTTACCTTATCATGGAGTATTTACCTGGTGGTGACATCATGACCCTTCTAATGAAAGCGGATGTTCTTTCTGAAGATGTTTCACGATTTTACATAGCAGAGAGCATTCTAGCCATTCATTCTATTCACCAGCATAACTATATTCACAG GGACATAAAGCCAGATAACTTGTTGTTGGACAAAAATGGACATTTGAAGCTCTCAGATTTTGGCTTGTGTAAGCCCCTGGATTGTAAATATTCAACAATTTTGATGGATAATGAAGTCTTCAGTATACAGGAATCGGACAAAATTGAAACTGAAGGACATTCTGACAGAGGTCCTTGGCTAATGCCAAAAGAACAATTACAGCAATGGAAACGCAATCGACGAGTATTG GCTTATTCTACTGTTGGAACTCTTGATTATATGGCCCCTGAAGTATTGCTGAAGAAAGGATATGGAGTGGAATGTGATTG GTGGTCTTTGGGGGCAATAATGTATGAGATGCTTATAGGTTATCCTCCCTTCTGTTCAGATGATCCAAGGATGACGTGCAAAAAG CAGATAATAAACTGGAGAACATGCTTGAAATTCCCTGAGGAACCAAAAATATCAGAAGAGGCTAGAGATCTGATATACCGTTTACTATGTGATGTTGACTCAAGGTTGGGGACCAGAGGAGTAGAGGAAATAAAG GCACACCCATGGTTTAGATGGATTCAATGGGACATGTTGTACGAAATGGAAGCTGCCTACAAGCCCACAGTGAATGGAGAATTAGATACTCAAAATTTTGAGAAGTTTGATGAA GTAGAAGGTCCATCATCAACATTGCCAAGAGTAGGGCCTTGGCGCAAG ATGTTGACATCAAAAGATGCCAATTTCATAGGGTACACTTACAAGAAATCAGATGTGCGAAAATCAATTGGAACTTCAG GTACAGACCTGAAACCAAATCGTTCCTCTAAGACATCCTCCATTGTTTCCTTGTTTG CTCCAATGGCTGATGAAGAGAATCCATCAAGTGCAGCAGTAAGGACTTGTTATGTGAAACAGATTAGAGGTATTAAAAGTCCAATAAACTAG
- the LOC122084056 gene encoding serine/threonine-protein kinase tricornered-like isoform X6 — MEGGGGDGGMKLGTLRLRDDRGPRVGQFGTEASTLDVEVSVSSPVTRQKAAAAKQFIENHYKNHLQGLQDRKERRWALQRRAKEAQISNEEQQEMMRNLEQRETEYMRLQRHKVGIDDFELLAVIGKGAFGEVRLCRAKNTGEVFAMKKLKKSEMLSRGQVEHVRSERNLLAEVDSHSIVKLFYSFQDSEFLYLIMEYLPGGDIMTLLMKADVLSEDVSRFYIAESILAIHSIHQHNYIHRDIKPDNLLLDKNGHLKLSDFGLCKPLDCKYSTILMDNEVFSIQESDKIETEGHSDRGPWLMPKEQLQQWKRNRRVLAYSTVGTLDYMAPEVLLKKGYGVECDWWSLGAIMYEMLIGYPPFCSDDPRMTCKKQIINWRTCLKFPEEPKISEEARDLIYRLLCDVDSRLGTRGVEEIKAHPWFRWIQWDMLYEMEAAYKPTVNGELDTQNFEKFDEVEGPSSTLPRVGPWRKMLTSKDANFIGYTYKKSDVRKSIGTSGQVDLQESVNPNGDDAC; from the exons atggtggaatGAAATTGGGGACTTTGAGGTTGAGGGACGATCGAGGTCCCCGCGTTGGACAATTTGGAACAGAGGCGTCTACTTTGGATGTTGAGGTCTCTGTTTCTTCGCCGGTGACTCGTCAGAAAGCTGCTGCAGCTAAGCAGTTTATTGAGAATCATTATAAGAACCATCTTCAAGGCCTTCAAGATCGTAAAGAGAG ACGGTGGGCACTTCAAAGGAGAGCAAAAGAAGCTCAAATTTCAAATGAGGAACAGCAAGAGATGATGAGGAATTTGGAACAGAGAGAGACTGAGTATATGCGATTGCAAAGACATAAAGTGGGCATCGACGACTTTGAGCTATTAGCAGTAATTGGAAAAGGTGCATTCGGTGAG GTAAGACTTTGCCGTGCTAAAAACACTGGAGAAGTTTTTGCcatgaagaagttgaagaaatcAGAAATGCTTAGTCGTGGACAG GTTGAGCATGTTAGATCTGAGAGGAACTTACTAGCTGAGGTTGACAGCCATTCCATTGTAAAACTATTCTATTCTTTCCAAGATTCTGAATTTCTTTACCTTATCATGGAGTATTTACCTGGTGGTGACATCATGACCCTTCTAATGAAAGCGGATGTTCTTTCTGAAGATGTTTCACGATTTTACATAGCAGAGAGCATTCTAGCCATTCATTCTATTCACCAGCATAACTATATTCACAG GGACATAAAGCCAGATAACTTGTTGTTGGACAAAAATGGACATTTGAAGCTCTCAGATTTTGGCTTGTGTAAGCCCCTGGATTGTAAATATTCAACAATTTTGATGGATAATGAAGTCTTCAGTATACAGGAATCGGACAAAATTGAAACTGAAGGACATTCTGACAGAGGTCCTTGGCTAATGCCAAAAGAACAATTACAGCAATGGAAACGCAATCGACGAGTATTG GCTTATTCTACTGTTGGAACTCTTGATTATATGGCCCCTGAAGTATTGCTGAAGAAAGGATATGGAGTGGAATGTGATTG GTGGTCTTTGGGGGCAATAATGTATGAGATGCTTATAGGTTATCCTCCCTTCTGTTCAGATGATCCAAGGATGACGTGCAAAAAG CAGATAATAAACTGGAGAACATGCTTGAAATTCCCTGAGGAACCAAAAATATCAGAAGAGGCTAGAGATCTGATATACCGTTTACTATGTGATGTTGACTCAAGGTTGGGGACCAGAGGAGTAGAGGAAATAAAG GCACACCCATGGTTTAGATGGATTCAATGGGACATGTTGTACGAAATGGAAGCTGCCTACAAGCCCACAGTGAATGGAGAATTAGATACTCAAAATTTTGAGAAGTTTGATGAA GTAGAAGGTCCATCATCAACATTGCCAAGAGTAGGGCCTTGGCGCAAG ATGTTGACATCAAAAGATGCCAATTTCATAGGGTACACTTACAAGAAATCAGATGTGCGAAAATCAATTGGAACTTCAG GGCAAGTTGATCTGCAAGAAAGCGTGAATCCAAATGGTGATGACGCCTGTTAA
- the LOC122084056 gene encoding serine/threonine-protein kinase tricornered-like isoform X4: MEGGGGDGGMKLGTLRLRDDRGPRVGQFGTEASTLDVEVSVSSPVTRQKAAAAKQFIENHYKNHLQGLQDRKERRWALQRRAKEAQISNEEQQEMMRNLEQRETEYMRLQRHKVGIDDFELLAVIGKGAFGEVRLCRAKNTGEVFAMKKLKKSEMLSRGQVEHVRSERNLLAEVDSHSIVKLFYSFQDSEFLYLIMEYLPGGDIMTLLMKADVLSEDVSRFYIAESILAIHSIHQHNYIHRDIKPDNLLLDKNGHLKLSDFGLCKPLDCKYSTILMDNEVFSIQESDKIETEGHSDRGPWLMPKEQLQQWKRNRRVLAYSTVGTLDYMAPEVLLKKGYGVECDWWSLGAIMYEMLIGYPPFCSDDPRMTCKKIINWRTCLKFPEEPKISEEARDLIYRLLCDVDSRLGTRGVEEIKAHPWFRWIQWDMLYEMEAAYKPTVNGELDTQNFEKFDEVEGPSSTLPRVGPWRKMLTSKDANFIGYTYKKSDVRKSIGTSGTDLKPNRSSKTSSIVSLFGQVDLQESVNPNGDDAC, from the exons atggtggaatGAAATTGGGGACTTTGAGGTTGAGGGACGATCGAGGTCCCCGCGTTGGACAATTTGGAACAGAGGCGTCTACTTTGGATGTTGAGGTCTCTGTTTCTTCGCCGGTGACTCGTCAGAAAGCTGCTGCAGCTAAGCAGTTTATTGAGAATCATTATAAGAACCATCTTCAAGGCCTTCAAGATCGTAAAGAGAG ACGGTGGGCACTTCAAAGGAGAGCAAAAGAAGCTCAAATTTCAAATGAGGAACAGCAAGAGATGATGAGGAATTTGGAACAGAGAGAGACTGAGTATATGCGATTGCAAAGACATAAAGTGGGCATCGACGACTTTGAGCTATTAGCAGTAATTGGAAAAGGTGCATTCGGTGAG GTAAGACTTTGCCGTGCTAAAAACACTGGAGAAGTTTTTGCcatgaagaagttgaagaaatcAGAAATGCTTAGTCGTGGACAG GTTGAGCATGTTAGATCTGAGAGGAACTTACTAGCTGAGGTTGACAGCCATTCCATTGTAAAACTATTCTATTCTTTCCAAGATTCTGAATTTCTTTACCTTATCATGGAGTATTTACCTGGTGGTGACATCATGACCCTTCTAATGAAAGCGGATGTTCTTTCTGAAGATGTTTCACGATTTTACATAGCAGAGAGCATTCTAGCCATTCATTCTATTCACCAGCATAACTATATTCACAG GGACATAAAGCCAGATAACTTGTTGTTGGACAAAAATGGACATTTGAAGCTCTCAGATTTTGGCTTGTGTAAGCCCCTGGATTGTAAATATTCAACAATTTTGATGGATAATGAAGTCTTCAGTATACAGGAATCGGACAAAATTGAAACTGAAGGACATTCTGACAGAGGTCCTTGGCTAATGCCAAAAGAACAATTACAGCAATGGAAACGCAATCGACGAGTATTG GCTTATTCTACTGTTGGAACTCTTGATTATATGGCCCCTGAAGTATTGCTGAAGAAAGGATATGGAGTGGAATGTGATTG GTGGTCTTTGGGGGCAATAATGTATGAGATGCTTATAGGTTATCCTCCCTTCTGTTCAGATGATCCAAGGATGACGTGCAAAAAG ATAATAAACTGGAGAACATGCTTGAAATTCCCTGAGGAACCAAAAATATCAGAAGAGGCTAGAGATCTGATATACCGTTTACTATGTGATGTTGACTCAAGGTTGGGGACCAGAGGAGTAGAGGAAATAAAG GCACACCCATGGTTTAGATGGATTCAATGGGACATGTTGTACGAAATGGAAGCTGCCTACAAGCCCACAGTGAATGGAGAATTAGATACTCAAAATTTTGAGAAGTTTGATGAA GTAGAAGGTCCATCATCAACATTGCCAAGAGTAGGGCCTTGGCGCAAG ATGTTGACATCAAAAGATGCCAATTTCATAGGGTACACTTACAAGAAATCAGATGTGCGAAAATCAATTGGAACTTCAG GTACAGACCTGAAACCAAATCGTTCCTCTAAGACATCCTCCATTGTTTCCTTGTTTG GGCAAGTTGATCTGCAAGAAAGCGTGAATCCAAATGGTGATGACGCCTGTTAA
- the LOC122084056 gene encoding serine/threonine-protein kinase tricornered-like isoform X3 translates to MEGGGGDGGMKLGTLRLRDDRGPRVGQFGTEASTLDVEVSVSSPVTRQKAAAAKQFIENHYKNHLQGLQDRKERRWALQRRAKEAQISNEEQQEMMRNLEQRETEYMRLQRHKVGIDDFELLAVIGKGAFGEVRLCRAKNTGEVFAMKKLKKSEMLSRGQVEHVRSERNLLAEVDSHSIVKLFYSFQDSEFLYLIMEYLPGGDIMTLLMKADVLSEDVSRFYIAESILAIHSIHQHNYIHRDIKPDNLLLDKNGHLKLSDFGLCKPLDCKYSTILMDNEVFSIQESDKIETEGHSDRGPWLMPKEQLQQWKRNRRVLAYSTVGTLDYMAPEVLLKKGYGVECDWWSLGAIMYEMLIGYPPFCSDDPRMTCKKQIINWRTCLKFPEEPKISEEARDLIYRLLCDVDSRLGTRGVEEIKAHPWFRWIQWDMLYEMEAAYKPTVNGELDTQNFEKFDEVEGPSSTLPRVGPWRKMLTSKDANFIGYTYKKSDVRKSIGTSGTDLKPNRSSKTSSIVSLFGQVDLQESVNPNGDDAC, encoded by the exons atggtggaatGAAATTGGGGACTTTGAGGTTGAGGGACGATCGAGGTCCCCGCGTTGGACAATTTGGAACAGAGGCGTCTACTTTGGATGTTGAGGTCTCTGTTTCTTCGCCGGTGACTCGTCAGAAAGCTGCTGCAGCTAAGCAGTTTATTGAGAATCATTATAAGAACCATCTTCAAGGCCTTCAAGATCGTAAAGAGAG ACGGTGGGCACTTCAAAGGAGAGCAAAAGAAGCTCAAATTTCAAATGAGGAACAGCAAGAGATGATGAGGAATTTGGAACAGAGAGAGACTGAGTATATGCGATTGCAAAGACATAAAGTGGGCATCGACGACTTTGAGCTATTAGCAGTAATTGGAAAAGGTGCATTCGGTGAG GTAAGACTTTGCCGTGCTAAAAACACTGGAGAAGTTTTTGCcatgaagaagttgaagaaatcAGAAATGCTTAGTCGTGGACAG GTTGAGCATGTTAGATCTGAGAGGAACTTACTAGCTGAGGTTGACAGCCATTCCATTGTAAAACTATTCTATTCTTTCCAAGATTCTGAATTTCTTTACCTTATCATGGAGTATTTACCTGGTGGTGACATCATGACCCTTCTAATGAAAGCGGATGTTCTTTCTGAAGATGTTTCACGATTTTACATAGCAGAGAGCATTCTAGCCATTCATTCTATTCACCAGCATAACTATATTCACAG GGACATAAAGCCAGATAACTTGTTGTTGGACAAAAATGGACATTTGAAGCTCTCAGATTTTGGCTTGTGTAAGCCCCTGGATTGTAAATATTCAACAATTTTGATGGATAATGAAGTCTTCAGTATACAGGAATCGGACAAAATTGAAACTGAAGGACATTCTGACAGAGGTCCTTGGCTAATGCCAAAAGAACAATTACAGCAATGGAAACGCAATCGACGAGTATTG GCTTATTCTACTGTTGGAACTCTTGATTATATGGCCCCTGAAGTATTGCTGAAGAAAGGATATGGAGTGGAATGTGATTG GTGGTCTTTGGGGGCAATAATGTATGAGATGCTTATAGGTTATCCTCCCTTCTGTTCAGATGATCCAAGGATGACGTGCAAAAAG CAGATAATAAACTGGAGAACATGCTTGAAATTCCCTGAGGAACCAAAAATATCAGAAGAGGCTAGAGATCTGATATACCGTTTACTATGTGATGTTGACTCAAGGTTGGGGACCAGAGGAGTAGAGGAAATAAAG GCACACCCATGGTTTAGATGGATTCAATGGGACATGTTGTACGAAATGGAAGCTGCCTACAAGCCCACAGTGAATGGAGAATTAGATACTCAAAATTTTGAGAAGTTTGATGAA GTAGAAGGTCCATCATCAACATTGCCAAGAGTAGGGCCTTGGCGCAAG ATGTTGACATCAAAAGATGCCAATTTCATAGGGTACACTTACAAGAAATCAGATGTGCGAAAATCAATTGGAACTTCAG GTACAGACCTGAAACCAAATCGTTCCTCTAAGACATCCTCCATTGTTTCCTTGTTTG GGCAAGTTGATCTGCAAGAAAGCGTGAATCCAAATGGTGATGACGCCTGTTAA
- the LOC122084056 gene encoding serine/threonine-protein kinase tricornered-like isoform X5 → MEGGGGDGGMKLGTLRLRDDRGPRVGQFGTEASTLDVEVSVSSPVTRQKAAAAKQFIENHYKNHLQGLQDRKERRWALQRRAKEAQISNEEQQEMMRNLEQRETEYMRLQRHKVGIDDFELLAVIGKGAFGEVRLCRAKNTGEVFAMKKLKKSEMLSRGQVEHVRSERNLLAEVDSHSIVKLFYSFQDSEFLYLIMEYLPGGDIMTLLMKADVLSEDVSRFYIAESILAIHSIHQHNYIHRDIKPDNLLLDKNGHLKLSDFGLCKPLDCKYSTILMDNEVFSIQESDKIETEGHSDRGPWLMPKEQLQQWKRNRRVLAYSTVGTLDYMAPEVLLKKGYGVECDWWSLGAIMYEMLIGYPPFCSDDPRMTCKKQIINWRTCLKFPEEPKISEEARDLIYRLLCDVDSRLGTRGVEEIKAHPWFRWIQWDMLYEMEAAYKPTVNGELDTQNFEKFDEMLTSKDANFIGYTYKKSDVRKSIGTSGTDLKPNRSSKTSSIVSLFAPMADEENPSSAAVRTCYVKQIRGIKSPIN, encoded by the exons atggtggaatGAAATTGGGGACTTTGAGGTTGAGGGACGATCGAGGTCCCCGCGTTGGACAATTTGGAACAGAGGCGTCTACTTTGGATGTTGAGGTCTCTGTTTCTTCGCCGGTGACTCGTCAGAAAGCTGCTGCAGCTAAGCAGTTTATTGAGAATCATTATAAGAACCATCTTCAAGGCCTTCAAGATCGTAAAGAGAG ACGGTGGGCACTTCAAAGGAGAGCAAAAGAAGCTCAAATTTCAAATGAGGAACAGCAAGAGATGATGAGGAATTTGGAACAGAGAGAGACTGAGTATATGCGATTGCAAAGACATAAAGTGGGCATCGACGACTTTGAGCTATTAGCAGTAATTGGAAAAGGTGCATTCGGTGAG GTAAGACTTTGCCGTGCTAAAAACACTGGAGAAGTTTTTGCcatgaagaagttgaagaaatcAGAAATGCTTAGTCGTGGACAG GTTGAGCATGTTAGATCTGAGAGGAACTTACTAGCTGAGGTTGACAGCCATTCCATTGTAAAACTATTCTATTCTTTCCAAGATTCTGAATTTCTTTACCTTATCATGGAGTATTTACCTGGTGGTGACATCATGACCCTTCTAATGAAAGCGGATGTTCTTTCTGAAGATGTTTCACGATTTTACATAGCAGAGAGCATTCTAGCCATTCATTCTATTCACCAGCATAACTATATTCACAG GGACATAAAGCCAGATAACTTGTTGTTGGACAAAAATGGACATTTGAAGCTCTCAGATTTTGGCTTGTGTAAGCCCCTGGATTGTAAATATTCAACAATTTTGATGGATAATGAAGTCTTCAGTATACAGGAATCGGACAAAATTGAAACTGAAGGACATTCTGACAGAGGTCCTTGGCTAATGCCAAAAGAACAATTACAGCAATGGAAACGCAATCGACGAGTATTG GCTTATTCTACTGTTGGAACTCTTGATTATATGGCCCCTGAAGTATTGCTGAAGAAAGGATATGGAGTGGAATGTGATTG GTGGTCTTTGGGGGCAATAATGTATGAGATGCTTATAGGTTATCCTCCCTTCTGTTCAGATGATCCAAGGATGACGTGCAAAAAG CAGATAATAAACTGGAGAACATGCTTGAAATTCCCTGAGGAACCAAAAATATCAGAAGAGGCTAGAGATCTGATATACCGTTTACTATGTGATGTTGACTCAAGGTTGGGGACCAGAGGAGTAGAGGAAATAAAG GCACACCCATGGTTTAGATGGATTCAATGGGACATGTTGTACGAAATGGAAGCTGCCTACAAGCCCACAGTGAATGGAGAATTAGATACTCAAAATTTTGAGAAGTTTGATGAA ATGTTGACATCAAAAGATGCCAATTTCATAGGGTACACTTACAAGAAATCAGATGTGCGAAAATCAATTGGAACTTCAG GTACAGACCTGAAACCAAATCGTTCCTCTAAGACATCCTCCATTGTTTCCTTGTTTG CTCCAATGGCTGATGAAGAGAATCCATCAAGTGCAGCAGTAAGGACTTGTTATGTGAAACAGATTAGAGGTATTAAAAGTCCAATAAACTAG